In a genomic window of Phragmites australis chromosome 14, lpPhrAust1.1, whole genome shotgun sequence:
- the LOC133890809 gene encoding 29 kDa ribonucleoprotein A, chloroplastic-like gives MAAALFSTSLSPCFLPLSSPKPAPVPCRLPLPLRAVLAPSELAPRRRSFEPVAVAVSSEYETEGAEQGEGAEEFSEDLKLFVGNLPFSVDSAQLAGLFEQAGSVEMVEVVYDRMTGRSRGFGFVTMSSAEGAGAAVEQFNGYTFQGRSLRVNSGPPPPRDDFAPRAPRGGGGGGSFDSANKVYVGNLSWGVDNSTLENLFSEQGQVLDAKVIHDRESGRSRGFGFVTYGSSEEVNNAISNLDGIDLDGRQIRVTVAESKPRRQF, from the exons ATGGCGGCCGCGCTCTTCTCCACCTCGCTCTCACCCTgcttcctccccctctcctccccGAAGCCAGCTCCCGTCCCCTGCAGGCTGCCGCTGCCTCTGCGCGCCGTGCTGGCGCCGTCGGAGCTGGCGCCGCGGAGGCGGTCCTTTGAGCCCGTGGCCGTCGCGGTGTCGTCGGAGTACGAGACCGAGGGCGCGGAGCAGGGGGAGGGAGCGGAGGAGTTTTCCGAGGACCTGAAGCTGTTCGTTGGCAACCTGCCGTTCAGCGTCGACAGCGCGCAGCTCGCCGGGCTCTTCGAGCAGGCCGGCTCCGTCGAGATGGTAGAG GTTGTATATGATAGAATGACTGGCCGAAGCCGTGGATTTGGATTCGTGACAATGTCTTCAGCTGAAGGAGCTGGGGCCGCGGTTGAGCAATTCAACGGTTAT ACATTTCAAGGACGATCCCTGAGGGTAAACTCAGGGCCACCACCGCCTAGAGATGACTTCGCACCAAGAGCACCAaggggtggtggcggtggcggcagcttTGATTCAGCGAACAAGGTCTACGTGGGGAACCTCTCGTGGGGCGTCGACAACTCGACACTCGAGAACCTGTTCAGCGAGCAAGGGCAGGTGCTTGATGCTAAGGTCATCCACGACAGGGAGAGCGGCAGGTCAAGGGGGTTCGGTTTTGTCACATATGGCTCTTCTGAGGAGGTCAACAATGCCATATCAAACCTTGATGGCATC GACTTGGATGGCAGACAAATCCGAGTTACAGTTGCAGAATCGAAGCCGAGGCGTCAATTTTGA
- the LOC133890665 gene encoding uncharacterized protein LOC133890665, with protein MLISSFERCRICKSERTVRSSNQAPLKGINQSKPLVPTQTPIPLLLRRFRPRRPFPMAMEIPAEVRRYWLPILLFTAGFLFQLVVLPHRFPPTHYDELGIERFAPVEQVVEAYERLSKEWLSETNHQPTVDVIKIRYAYELLTNPIMKRDYDLFGLDEHTDVLKRVKEQYQKEHFLKIDLPLLKDSFVDLTDYAFNVLTHESFGPAIAEEYPLLILVYSKGSPRCAQFIEYWKQIGTLLDGVAKTAMVEVGDSQLAGHFAEKRFSKQPFFRNGVPALVAYPANCRTPSCYMRYPGGLFVDSAVDWVATSVVGLPRILYYSKDTLGPQFIGKSGHHKVKVIFFSSTGERAAPFLRQAVQEYSSYASFAFVLWREDESQIWWNSLGVESAPALVILKGPGTKPVVHHGPFSKSEFTEMMEEHKHQELRQLRSDTSLELGCNARGHSRAGIDTTIWYCVVVAGRPGIELSKKRQILRKAQDQLIGAVDTSATVNVDNSVEISSAATALKDDRLTFVWLDGEVQKQICAFYLATDYNGACGPRGFGDDNNKPELFIVRFQRNATYEALKAEKKNNLMEALQGQHTTDASQLVARYNGLDEIQEINKWISQIIKDGDTREIPYFTSKVPDLVPEETSKDWLRNTKSIRSAGKSLKENIGFHFRDYLTDPRIGPALLMCGCISLGVIWLRNSQPTQSTRQDKAPKDETKRRRPKLSTSLFGQPSDYITDAEPKDARRWEMTDSDSD; from the exons ATGCTAATCTCTTCTTTTGAACGGTGTAGGATTTGTAAGAGCGAACGGACGGTCCGATCTTCAAATCAAGCGCCGCTTAAAGGCATTAACCAAAGCAAACCCCTCGTCCCCACGCAAACCCCGAtacctctcctcctccgccgtttccgcCCGCGCCGTCCGTTTCCGATGGCGATGGAGATTCCGGCGGAGGTGCGCCGCTACTGGCTGCCGATCCTCCTCTTCACCGCCGGCTTCCTCTTCCAGCTCGTCGTCTTGCCCCACCGCTTCCCGCCCACCCACTACGACG AGCTGGGAATCGAGAGGTTCGCGCCGGTGGAGCAGGTGGTCGAGGCCTACGAGCGGCTCTCCAAGGAGTG GCTATCTGAAACGAACCACCAACCTACTGTTGATGTTATAAAG ATCCGTTATGCATATGAGCTGTTGACAAACCCAATTATGAAGAGGGATTATGACCTTTTTGGACTGGATGAGCATACG GATGTCCTCAAGAGAGTCAAAGAACAATATCAAAAGGAGCACTTTCTGAAAATAGATCTCCCATTGTTAAAAGATTCTTTTGTTG ATTTGACTGATTACGCCTTCAATGTACTCACACATGAGTCATTTGGGCCTGCTATTGCTGAAGAATACCCACTGCTCATACTG GTTTATTCAAAGGGGAGCCCTCGTTGTGCTCAGTTTATTGAGTACTGGAAACAAATTG GCACTCTGTTGGACGGTGTCGCCAAAACTGCTATGGTAGAAGTTGGTGATTCGCAGCTGGCTGGTCATTTTGCAGAAAAAAGGTTCTCCAAACAGCCATTTTTCCGTAATG GTGTACCAGCTCTTGTTGCATATCCTGCTAACTGCAGAACTCCTTCCTGTTACATGAG GTACCCAGGTGGGCTCTTTGTGGATTCTGCTGTTGACTGGGTTGCAACATCTGTTGTAGGATTGCCTCGGATCTTGTACTATTCAAAGGATACATTG GGTCCCCAGTTCATTGGGAAGAGCGGCCATCATAAG GTCAAGGTTATCTTTTTCTCAAGTACTGGAGAGCGTGCTGCTCCATTCCTTCGCCAAGCTGTCCAAGAGTATTCGAGCTATGCGTCATTTGCATTCGTCCTATGGAGAGAAGACGAATCACAGATTTGGTGGAATTC GTTAGGAGTGGAATCGGCTCCTGCACTCGTTATCTTGAAGGGACCAGGCACAAAGCCTGTTGTACACCATG GACCTTTTAGCAAGTCAGAGTTCACAGAGATGATGGAGGAGCATAAGCACCAAG AACTGCGACAGCTAAGAAGTGACACATCTTTGGAACTGGGTTGCAATGCTAGAGGCCATTCACGTGCTGGCATTGACACGACAATTTGGTATTGTGTAGTTGTTGCTGGTCGTCCTGGCATAGAACTAAGTAAAAAGAGACAA ATTTTGCGTAAGGCCCAAGACCAACTGATAGGTGCTGTTGACACAAGTGCTACTGTGAATGTGGATAATTCAGTAGAGATATCAAGTGCGGCAACTGCCTTGAAAGATGACAGGTTGACCTTTGTTTGGTTAGATGGAGAAGTACAGAAG CAAATTTGTGCCTTCTACCTTGCCACTGATTATAATGGAGCCTGTGGTCCTAGAGGTTTTGGAGATGATAATAATAAACCCGAACTGTTCATTGTTCGTTTCCAAAGAAACGCAACATATGAGGCACTGAAAGCTGAGAAAAAGAACAATCTTATGGAGGCTCTCCAGGGACAGCATACTACTGATGCCTCCCAGCTAGTGGCAAGGTACAATGGTCTAGATGAAATTCAAGAG ATAAACAAGTGGATCTCTCAGATTATCAAAGATGGAGATACTAGAGAAATTCCTTACTTT ACTTCAAAGGTACCAGATCTTGTACCTGAGGAAACAAGTAAGGACTGGCTAAGAAATACCAAAAGTATCCGCTCAGCCGGAAAAAGTCTAAAAGAGAACATTGGTTTCCATTTCCGAGATTACCTGACCGACCCAAGGATTGGTCCAGCTTTGCTTATGTGTGGATGTATTTCACTGGGAGTAATATGGCTCAGGAACAGCCAACCAACTCAGAGTACACGACAG GATAAAGCTCCAAAAGACGAGACCAAGAGGCGTCGTCCGAAGCTTAGCACGTCGCTCTTTGGTCAGCCCTCTGACTATATCACTGATGCTGAACCCAAAGATGCTCGTCGGTGGGAGATGACGGACTCAGATTCGGACTAA
- the LOC133890668 gene encoding transmembrane emp24 domain-containing protein p24delta9-like, which translates to MAARRPGSAAPGWLRPSALLLLAAVLVLSAAPPVRALRFDLESGHTKCVSDEIKINSMAVGKYHVVGPDPNFPDAQIPDSHRVSLRVTSPYGNSMHYAENVQSGHFAFTAAEAGDYLACFWAPDHKPPVTIEFEFDWRSGVSAKDWPSVAKKGKVDMMELELKKLEETIKNIHEEMFYLREREGEMQNLNMNTNSRMAWLGFLSLGICLSVAGLQLWHLKTFFERKKLL; encoded by the exons ATGGCCGCGCGGCGCCCCGGATCCGCTGCCCCCGGGTGGCTGCGCCCATCCGCGCTGCTCCTCCTGGCCGCCGTCCTCGTATTGTCTGCCGCGCCGCCGGTTCGAGCGCTCCGGTTCGACCTCGAGTCGGGCCACACCAAGTGCGTCTCCGACGAGATCAAGATCAATTCCATGGCCGTCGGCAAGTACCACGTCGTCGGGCCCGATCCCAACTTCCCCGACGCCCAGATCCCGGACTCGCACCGCGTCTCCCTCAGG GTGACGTCGCCGTACGGGAACAGCATGCACTACGCGGAGAACGTGCAGTCGGGGCACTTCGCCTTCACGGCGGCAGAGGCGGGCGACTACCTGGCCTGCTTCTGGGCGCCCGACCACAAGCCACCGGTCACCATCGAGTTCGAGTTCGACTGGAGAAGCGGCGTCTCGGCCAAGGACTGGCCCAGCGTCGCCAAGAAGGGCAAGGTCGAT ATGATGGaattggagttgaagaagctAGAGGAAACTATAAAAAATATCCATGAAGAAATGTTTTATCTACGTGAAAG GGAGGGGGAAATGCAGAACCTAAACATGAATACAAACTCAAGGATGGCTTGGCTCGGGTTCCTCTCGCTCGGCATCTGCTTATCCGTGGCCGGTTTGCAGCTGTGGCACCTGAAGACCTTCTTCGAGAGAAAGAAGCTGCTGTAG
- the LOC133890666 gene encoding serine/threonine-protein kinase VIK-like isoform X1 produces the protein MSGAEEEATGAGGSGGGSGGGAGSSGSSGPRRRFDDKGLVARTSLILWHTHQNDANAVRKLLEEDAALVNARDYDSRTPLHVAALHGWHDVAECLIASGADVNAQDRWQNTPLADAEGAKRQTMIELLKEHGGLTYGKTGSHFEAKSIPPPLTNKVDWEINPLELDFTKAVIIGKGSFGEILKANWRGTPIAVKRILPSLSDDRLVIQDFKHEVNLLIKLRHPNIVQFLGAVTETKPLMLVTEFLRGGDLHQYLKEKGSLSPLTAVNFALDIARGMAYLHNEPNVVIHRDLKPRNILLVNSAANHLKVGDFGLSKIIKAQHANDVYKMTGETGSYRYMAPEVFKHRKYDKKVDIFSFAMILYEMLEGDPPFSSYEPYEAAKYVADGHRPAFRKGYLQELKDLIELCWSGDINVRPSFLEILKRLEKLKEALSNDHHWHLFQ, from the exons ATGAGCGGGGCGGAGGAGGAAGCGACGGGGGCGGGGGGCTCCGGCggggggagcggcggcggcgcggggtcGTCGGGGAGCAGCGGGCCGCGGCGGCGGTTCGACGACAAGGGGCTCGTGGCCCGCACCTCGCTGATCCTGTGGCACACGCACCAGAACGACGCCAACGCCGTGcggaagctgctcgaggaggacGCCGCGCTCGTCAACGCCCGCGACTACGACAGCCGCACGCCGCTCCACGTCGCGGCCCTCCACGGGTGGCACGACGTCGCCGAGTGCCTCATCGCCAGCGGCGCCGACGTCAACGCCCAGGACCGGTGGCAGAACACG CCACTTGCTGATGCGGAGGGCGCCAAGAGGCAGACCATGATCGAGCTGCTCAAGGAGCATGGTGGATTGACATAT GGGAAAACTGGAAGCCATTTTGAAGCAAAATCAATTCCGCCACCTCTAACAAACAAGGTTGACTGGGAGATTAACCCACTTGAATTGGACTTCACAAAAGCAGTTATCATTGGAAAG GGCTCTTTTGGAGAAATTCTGAAAGCAAATTGGCGAGGAACACCTATTGCTGTCAAGCGCATTCTTCCATCCCTATCTGATGACAGGCTGGTGAT CCAAGATTTTAAGCATGAAGTCAACTTGCTAATAAAGCTGAGACATCCAAATATTGTCCAGTTCCTTGGAGCAGTCACAGAAACCAAGCCTCTAATGCTAGTTACTGAGTTTCTACGAGGa GgtgatcttcatcaatatctGAAGGAGAAAGGCTCACTCAGCCCACTTACTGCTGTTAATTTTGCACTAGACATTGCAAG GGGAATGGCATATCTTCATAATGAGCCTAATGTTGTGATCCACCGGGACTTAAAACCAAG AAACATTCTTCTAGTGAATTCTGCTGCCAACCACTTGAAAGTTGGAGATTTTGGCCTTAGTAAGATTATCAAAGCTCAGCATGCCAATGATGTATACAAGATGACAGGAGAGACAGGAAGCT ACCGGTACATGGCCCCTGAAGTTTTCAAGCACCGGAAATACGACAAGAAAGTTGACATCTTCTCTTTTGCCATGATACTGTATGAG ATGCTGGAAGGCGATCCACCTTTCTCCAGCTACGAACCTTATGAGGCTGCTAAGTATGTGGCAGATGGGCATCGCCCAGCTTTCCGTAAAGGATACCTTCAAGAATTGAAGGA TTTGATTGAGCTATGTTGGTCAGGGGATATCAATGTGAGACCATCTTTCTTAGAGATTCTCAAGCGGCTTGAGAAGCTGAAGGAAGCCTTATCAAACGACCACCACTGGCATTTGTTCCAGTAG
- the LOC133890666 gene encoding serine/threonine-protein kinase VIK-like isoform X2: MSGAEEEATGAGGSGGGSGGGAGSSGSSGPRRRFDDKGLVARTSLILWHTHQNDANAVRKLLEEDAALVNARDYDSRTPLHVAALHGWHDVAECLIASGADVNAQDRWQNTPLADAEGAKRQTMIELLKEHGGLTYGKTGSHFEAKSIPPPLTNKVDWEINPLELDFTKAVIIGKGSFGEILKANWRGTPIAVKRILPSLSDDRLVIQDFKHEVNLLIKLRHPNIVQFLGAVTETKPLMLVTEFLRGGDLHQYLKEKGSLSPLTAVNFALDIARGMAYLHNEPNVVIHRDLKPRNILLVNSAANHLKVGDFGLSKIIKAQHANDVYKMTGETGSYRYMAPEVFKHRKYDKKVDIFSFAMILYEFD, from the exons ATGAGCGGGGCGGAGGAGGAAGCGACGGGGGCGGGGGGCTCCGGCggggggagcggcggcggcgcggggtcGTCGGGGAGCAGCGGGCCGCGGCGGCGGTTCGACGACAAGGGGCTCGTGGCCCGCACCTCGCTGATCCTGTGGCACACGCACCAGAACGACGCCAACGCCGTGcggaagctgctcgaggaggacGCCGCGCTCGTCAACGCCCGCGACTACGACAGCCGCACGCCGCTCCACGTCGCGGCCCTCCACGGGTGGCACGACGTCGCCGAGTGCCTCATCGCCAGCGGCGCCGACGTCAACGCCCAGGACCGGTGGCAGAACACG CCACTTGCTGATGCGGAGGGCGCCAAGAGGCAGACCATGATCGAGCTGCTCAAGGAGCATGGTGGATTGACATAT GGGAAAACTGGAAGCCATTTTGAAGCAAAATCAATTCCGCCACCTCTAACAAACAAGGTTGACTGGGAGATTAACCCACTTGAATTGGACTTCACAAAAGCAGTTATCATTGGAAAG GGCTCTTTTGGAGAAATTCTGAAAGCAAATTGGCGAGGAACACCTATTGCTGTCAAGCGCATTCTTCCATCCCTATCTGATGACAGGCTGGTGAT CCAAGATTTTAAGCATGAAGTCAACTTGCTAATAAAGCTGAGACATCCAAATATTGTCCAGTTCCTTGGAGCAGTCACAGAAACCAAGCCTCTAATGCTAGTTACTGAGTTTCTACGAGGa GgtgatcttcatcaatatctGAAGGAGAAAGGCTCACTCAGCCCACTTACTGCTGTTAATTTTGCACTAGACATTGCAAG GGGAATGGCATATCTTCATAATGAGCCTAATGTTGTGATCCACCGGGACTTAAAACCAAG AAACATTCTTCTAGTGAATTCTGCTGCCAACCACTTGAAAGTTGGAGATTTTGGCCTTAGTAAGATTATCAAAGCTCAGCATGCCAATGATGTATACAAGATGACAGGAGAGACAGGAAGCT ACCGGTACATGGCCCCTGAAGTTTTCAAGCACCGGAAATACGACAAGAAAGTTGACATCTTCTCTTTTGCCATGATACTGTATGAG TTTGATTGA